Proteins from a single region of Arctopsyche grandis isolate Sample6627 chromosome 1, ASM5162203v2, whole genome shotgun sequence:
- the LOC143909745 gene encoding uncharacterized protein LOC143909745, with the protein MAFNKFLIFVVVALIFAAYQVQSANLIIGTGPSGGSLVYSTNATRNAILGNVQTQDVIYRGFAINITYITAMEVGASQNATARLVGGGLNMPNCTLRFTSAVSRGYNYTIQVWGRS; encoded by the exons ATGGCATTCAATAAATTCTTGATTTTCGTCGTGGTTGCGTTGATTTTTGCCGCATACCAAGTGCAATCTGCTAATTTGATCATCGGAACCGGTCCCTCGGGAGGCTCTCTTGTCTACAG cACAAATGCCACCAGAAATGCCATACTCGGAAATGTGCAAACTCAGGATGTCATATATCGTGGATTCGCCATAAACATCACCTATATCACAGCCATGGAAGTCGGAGCTTCCCAAAATGCAACGGCTCGATTGGTCGGAGGGGGTTTGAATATGCCCAATTGCACCCTCAGGTTCACATCAGCAGTTTCCAGGGGATACAATTACACCATCCAAGTGTGGGGACGATCTTAA